A stretch of the Nicotiana tabacum cultivar K326 chromosome 6, ASM71507v2, whole genome shotgun sequence genome encodes the following:
- the LOC107788323 gene encoding uncharacterized protein LOC107788323, with product MPVYSWTLLFFFSSLFTILFSFSSALNPQGQALLSWKGSLNGSLDVLSNWDPTDETPCGWFGLTCNFNKEVVGLELKYVDLLGNVPSNFSSLLSMNKLVLSGTNLTGTIPKEIGQLQGLKFLDLSDNALTGEIPSEICHLPKLEQLHINSNRLVGSIPEGIGNLTSLMWLIFYDNQLSGGIPSSIGNLKKLEIIRGGGNKNLEGPLPQEIGNCTNLVMLGLAETSISGFLPTSLGLLKRLETLAVYTSLLSGQIPPELGDCSELQNIYLYENSLTGSIPAQLGNLKNLQNLLLWQNNLVGTIPPELGNCQQLQVIDISMNSLTGSIPESFGGLNSLQELQLSVNQISGRIPSQIGNCTALTHIELDNNEITGSIPWEFGNLSNLTLLFLWQNRLEGEIPSSISSCYNLEAVDLSQNALTGPIPKGIFNLQKLNKLLLLSNNLSGPIAPEIGNCSSLIRFRVSDNKLTGSVPPQIGKLKNLNFLDLGSNRLTGIIPPEISGCRNLTFLDLHSNSIIGNLPVNLNQLGILQFIDVSDNLIEGTLSPSLGSLSSLTKLVLGKNRFSGPIPTQLGSCMKLQLIDLSSNQLSGDIPASVGKIPGLEIALNLSWNQLFGEIPAEFAALDKLGVLDISHNQLSGDLHFLADLQNLVVLNVSHNNLSGHVPDTSFFAKLPLSVLAGNPELCFSGNQCSADRGGGVRRSKAARVAMIVLLCTACALLLAALYIILGGKIRNRRAHDYDLDGDNDVELGPPWEVTVYQKLDLSIADVAKCLTVANVLGRGRSGVVYKVNIPSGLTIAVKRFRASEKHSMSAFSSEIATLARIRHRNIVRLLGWAANRKTKLLFYDYLPNGTLGAFLHESCGGLIEWETRFKIALGVAEGLAYLHHDCVPPILHRDVKAQNILLGDRYEPCLADFGLARLMEEEPGSFSANPQFAGSYGYFAPEYACMLKITEKSDVFSFGVVLLEIITGKKPVDPSFPDGQHVIQWVRDHLKSKKDPVDVIDPRLQGHPDTQIQEMLQALGIALLCTSNRAEDRPTMKDVVALLKEIIHEHTTGSEAKKTSSNSSKMPDASVFSYSSSSVTPAQLLRLQGSFNCSLTHSSSSVSYNTTNQQ from the exons ATTTTAGCTCATTGTTGTCCATGAACAAGCTTGTTTTGTCAGGGACTAATCTTACTGGTACAATTCCAAAAGAGATTGGACAGCTTCAGGGGCTCAAGTTCTTGGACTTGAGTGACAATGCATTGACAGGTGAAATCCCAAGTGAAATTTGTCACTTGCCAAAGCTGGAGCAACTTCATATCAACTCCAACCGACTAGTCGGATCCATACCCGAGGGCATTGGCAACCTCACAAGCTTGATGTGGCTGATATTCTATGATAATCAGCTCAGTGGAGGAATTCCAAGTAGTATTGGCAATTTGAAAAAGCTTGAGATCATTAGAGGAGGTGGCAACAAGAATCTTGAAGGTCCACTCCCTCAAGAAATTGGCAACTGTACCAATTTGGTCATGCTAGGCTTGGCTGAAACCAGCATTTCTGGCTTTCTCCCTACTTCCCTCGGCCTATTAAAAAGACTCGAAACACTTGCGGTTTACACTTCCTTACTCTCTGGCCAAATCCCACCGGAGCTCGGGGATTGCTCTGAGCTCCAAAACATCTATCTTTACGAAAATTCACTCACTGGTTCAATCCCAGCTCAGCTTGGAAACCTCAAAAATCTTCAAAACCTCCTTTTATGGCAAAACAATTTGGTTGGAACAATCCCTCCAGAGCTTGGAAACTGTCAACAGCTACAAGTCATTGACATTTCAATGAATTCATTAACTGGAAGCATTCCTGAATCATTTGGGGGATTGAATTCACTGCAAGAGCTGCAGTTGAGTGTCAATCAGATTTCGGGTCGGATTCCATCACAAATCGGTAACTGCACTGCTCTTACCCACATTGAGCTAGACAACAATGAGATCACTGGTTCCATACCATGGGAATTCGGGAACTTATCGAATTTAACTTTGCTATTCTTGTGGCAAAATCGCCTCGAGGGGGAAATCCCTTCTTCAATTTCCTCGTGTTATAATCTCGAGGCCGTTGACTTGTCACAAAATGCATTGACTGGCCCGATTCCTAAAGGTATATTCAATCTTCAGAAGCTGAACAAGCTACTCCTATTGTCTAATAATCTCTCTGGTCCCATTGCACCTGAGATAGGCAACTGTTCATCGCTAATTCGATTCCGGGTAAGTGATAACAAGCTAACCGGGTCAGTGCCGCCGCAGATTGGGAAATTGAAGAATTTGAATTTCCTCGACCTCGGATCCAATCGCCTCACTGGAATCATTCCACCGGAGATCTCTGGATGCCGGAATCTGACTTTTCTAGACTTGCATTCCAACTCAATTATTGGCAATTTACCGGTGAATTTGAATCAGCTTGGTATCCTCCAATTCATTGATGTTTCTGATAATTTAATTGAAGGCACTTTGAGTCCAAGTCTCGGCTCTCTGAGTTCACTCACCAAACTTGTTCTCGGGAAGAACAGGTTTTCTGGTCCGATTCCAACGCAACTCGGTTCCTGCATGAAGCTTCAGTTGATTGACTTGAGTAGTAACCAACTCTCCGGCGACATTCCGGCGAGTGTTGGTAAAATTCCTGGCCTGGAAATTGCACTGAACCTCAGCTGGAATCAGCTTTTCGGTGAAATTCCGGCAGAGTTCGCCGCGTTGGACAAGCTCGGTGTGCTGGATATTTCTCATAATCAGCTTTCAGGTGACCTCCATTTTCTCGCAGACCTACAAAATCTCGTGGTTCTCAATGTCTCACATAACAATTTATCGGGGCACGTGCCTGACACCTCATTCTTCGCGAAACTCCCACTCAGTGTGCTTGCTGGCAATCCAGAGCTTTGTTTCTCCGGCAACCAGTGCTCAGCCGATAGGGGCGGCGGTGTGCGGCGTAGCAAGGCGGCGAGGGTGGCGATGATAGTGTTGCTTTGCACTGCTTGCGCTCTCCTTCTGGCAGCTCTCTACATCATCCTCGGAGGCAAGATACGGAACCGTAGGGCCCACGATTACGATCTAGATGGCGACAATGACGTGGAACTGGGCCCACCATGGGAGGTCACGGTGTACCAAAAACTCGACTTATCGATCGCTGACGTGGCAAAATGTTTGACAGTTGCTAATGTCCTTGGCCGTGGTCGGTCCGGCGTTGTGTACAAGGTGAATATTCCGTCAGGATTAACGATCGCCGTTAAAAGATTCCGAGCATCGGAGAAGCACTCAATGTCGGCATTCTCGTCGGAGATTGCCACGCTGGCACGTATCCGACATCGGAACATTGTTAGATTACTTGGTTGGGCAGCTAATAGAAAGACTAAGCTATTGTTCTACGATTATTTACCCAATGGTACACTAGGTGCATTTTTACACGAGAGTTGTGGAGGCTTAATCGAGTGGGAAACTAGATTCAAGATTGCATTAGGAGTGGCAGAGGGCTTAGCTTACTTGCACCACGACTGCGTGCCGCCCATCCTTCATCGCGACGTCAAGGCTCAGAATATTCTGTTAGGAGATCGTTACGAGCCATGTTTAGCTGATTTTGGACTTGCTAGACTCATGGAGGAGGAACCTGGTTCATTTTCAGCAAATCCACAATTTGCTGGATCTTATGGCTACTTTGCCCCAG AGTATGCTTGTATGCTGAAGATTACAGAGAAGAGCGATGTTTTTAGCTTCGGAGTTGTGTTGCTAGAAATCATTACGGGGAAAAAGCCAGTTGATCCGTCCTTCCCTGATGGCCAACATGTTATACAATGGGTACGCGACCACCTAAAGAGCAAGAAAGATCCAGTTGATGTAATTGATCCAAGATTACAAGGACATCCTGATACACAAATTCAGGAAATGCTTCAGGCCCTTGGAATAGCCTTGTTGTGTACTAGTAATCGGGCTGAAGATCGGCCAACAATGAAAGATGTGGTGGCATTACTCAAGGAGATTATCCATGAGCATACAACAGGAAGTGAAGCTAAAAAGACGTCGAGCAACTCCTCAAAAATGCCCGATGCTTCAGTGTTTTCTTACTCATCTTCATCTGTGACTCCAGCCCAGTTGTTACGACTCCAAGGGTCATTTAATTGCTCTCTTACTCACTCATCTTCCTCTGTTAGCTATAACACCACAAACCAACAATAA